One stretch of Cygnus olor isolate bCygOlo1 chromosome 1, bCygOlo1.pri.v2, whole genome shotgun sequence DNA includes these proteins:
- the FBXO40 gene encoding F-box only protein 40, whose amino-acid sequence MIKHRAQKTPPRQHRHCERCFSRHCRTPIEPSVSCMVISCRFHCGATFHTCKEEEHQLLCPLEQVPCLNSDYGCPFSMARFKLAKHLQVCPASVVCCSMEWNRWPNVDSDTTLHKNIMKETLSEECLDTALALRDQKILFRSLRVADLFPEWRKKDEVEELMDEAMGGEEGAVGGLACGSQDGNDQASELSQREREDLAKDKEGMDLGSYKTWENIFSKELLACKVTGSAAGTRKNTEEASKKTASGPCASSSAEKAKETPGNTEEAKDQKSEQVTPNKEMTGLAPWQEGVLERLKKEVGVADYNMYLVHHGGMLIRFGQLAACTPKEKDFVYGNLEAQEVKTVYTFKVPVSYCGKRARLGDALGHKMPTSDKSVDTSELGINPEELPTANIVKATLLCALEKELKGHEISEARGIDGLFVDFATQTYSFPLEPFSSNAVLADVLDEKSQPELHVELYTECVTRRHNKSSSAFTFTCSHFFRRDEFASHFKNVHADIQSCLDGWFQHRCPLAYLGCTFVQNHFRPDGHKAKVIYSKPLKTFAIKPEVDTLLAESGKCNYTVDNRGRNKDLLSSLPLEVLKYIAGFLDSFSLSQLSQVSVLMRDICATLLQERVVLLVWEKKRYSHGGTSWKVRRKASDCNTGEKTATGYHQITHKHSK is encoded by the coding sequence CACAGGGCTCAGAAAACTCCCCCCAGACAGCACAGGCACTGTGAGAGATGCTTCAGCCGGCACTGCCGCACACCGATCGAGCCCTCCGTCTCCTGCATGGTGATCAGCTGCCGCTTTCACTGCGGAGCCACCTTCCACACGTGCAAGGAGGAGGAGCACCAACTGCTCTGCCCCTTGGAGCAGGTGCCCTGCCTCAACTCAGACTATGGCTGTCCTTTTTCCATGGCCCGCTTTAAGCTGGCAAAGCACCTTCAGGTCTGTCCAGCCAGCGTTGTCTGCTGCTCGATGGAGTGGAATCGCTGGCCAAACGTGGATTCAGACACAACCCTCCATAAGAATATTATGAAGGAGACCTTAAGCGAGGAGTGTCTGGACACAGCATTGGCGCTCAGAGACCAGAAGATACTTTTCAGGAGTTTGAGAGTAGCCGACTTGTTTCCAGAGTGGAGGAAAAAGGATGAAGTGGAAGAGCTAATGGATGAAGCCATGGGTGGGGAAGAAGGTGCCGTGGGAGGATTGGCCTGTGGTTCCCAAGATGGCAATGACCAGGCATCTGAGCTCAGCCAACGTGAGCGTGAAGATTTGGCAAAGGACAAGGAAGGAATGGATCTGGGGAGTTACAAAACCTGGGAGAACATTTTCAGCAAAGAGCTCTTGGCTTGCAAGGTAACAGGCTCAGCAGCTGGCACGCgaaaaaatacagaggaggCTTCCAAGAAAACAGCATCAGGACCTTgtgcttccagctctgcagagaaggcaaAGGAAACGCCTGGTAAtacagaagaagcaaaagacCAAAAGTCTGAACAAGTAACTCCAAATAAAGAAATGACAGGGCTGGCTCCTTGGCAAGAAGGGGTCCTGGAGAGGCTGAAGAAAGAAGTTGGTGTAGCCGATTACAACATGTATCTGGTACATCACGGAGGAATGCTTATCCGCTTTGGCCAGCTAGCTGCTTGCACTCcgaaagaaaaagactttgtATATGGGAACTTGGAAGCTCAGGAGGTGAAGACTGTCTACACCTTCAAAGTGCCAGTTAGTTACTGTGGCAAAAGAGCACGACTAGGAGATGCACTGGGACATAAGATGCCAACTTCAGACAAGTCGGTGGATACCTCAGAATTGGGAATAAACCCAGAAGAACTGCCTACGGCAAATATAGTTAAAGCCACACTGCTGTGTGCATTGGAGAAAGAACTGAAAGGCCATGAGATCTCCGAAGCAAGGGGTATCGATGGACTCTTTGTGGACTTTGCAACACAGACTTACAGCTTTCCTTTGGAGCCTTTCTCCTCCAATGCTGTTCTAGCAGATGTTCTGGATGAAAAAAGCCAACCAGAACTCCACGTGGAGCTGTACACTGAATGTGTAACCAGAAGACACAACAAAAGCAGTTCAGCTTTCACATTCACTTGCAGTCATTTCTTCAGGAGGGACGAGTTTGCATCCCACTTCAAGAATGTGCATGCTGATATCCAGTCATGTCTGGATGGATGGTTTCAGCATCGCTGTCCGCTGGCCTACTTGGGATGTACTTTTGTTCAAAATCACTTCCGCCCTGATGGACATAAGGCCAAGGTTATATACAGCAAGCCTCTCAAGACATTTGCTATTAAACCAGAGGTTGACACCCTCCTTGCTGAATCAGGGAAATGCAATTACACAGTGGACAATCGAGGGAGAAACAAGGATTTGCTAAGCAGCCTCCCACTGGAAGTGCTGAAGTACATTGCTGGGTTCCTGGACAGCTTCAGTTTATCTCAGCTATCGCAAGTGTCAGTGCTGATGAGGGATATCTGTGCCACTCTACTTCAAGAGAGGGTGGTCCTGCTggtctgggagaaaaaaagatattcccATGGTGGTACTTCATGGAAAGTTCGCAGAAAGGCAAGTGACTGCAACACTGGGGAAAAGACAGCCACGGGGTATCACCAGATTACACACAAGCATAGCAAGTGA